One window of Mauremys reevesii isolate NIE-2019 linkage group 4, ASM1616193v1, whole genome shotgun sequence genomic DNA carries:
- the LOC120404024 gene encoding olfactory receptor 1102-like has protein sequence MAVDNHTTEATEFIFVGLTENPTLQTISFAFFLAIYTITLVGNLGIIMLIRIESRLHTPMYYFLSNLSFLDICYSSVTAPKTIVSFLEERKAISWAGCAAQLYFLLALGTTECFLLAVMAYDRYVAICNPLLYTIIMSPRVCVSLVAGSYIIGLLHSMVHTGFTFSLSFCGSKEINHFFCAITSLLSLSCSDTHTNELLIFNLAGLIEIITILSVLVSYIYILSTILRIPSTNRRWKTFSTCTSHLTAVTIFHGTILLLNFRSTSSYSLDQDKIFSVLYTVVIPMLNPLIYSLRNQDVKDALRALIKIKLFANKFNN, from the coding sequence ATGGCTGTGGATAACCATACCACGGAGGCCACTGAATTCATTTTTGTGGGATTAACAGAAAACCCAACACTTCAGACCATCAGTTTTGCATTCTTTCTAGCTATTTATACCATCACGTTGGTGGGGAATCTTGGAATTATCATGTTAATTAGGATTGAATCTcggcttcacacccccatgtactatttcctcagTAATTTATCTTTCCTGGATATCTGTTACTCCTCTGTGACCGCACCCAAGACAATTGTGAGCTTCCTAGAGGAGAGAAAAGCCATCTCTTGGGCTGGCTGTGCAGCACAATTGTACTTCCTTCTAGCCCTAGGCACTACAGAATGTTTCCTCTTGGCTGTGATGGCCTATGATCGGTATGTGGCCATCTGTAACCCTCTGCTCTACACAATTATCATGTCCCCCAGAGTCTGTGTCTCACTGGTAGCTGGGTCGTACATAATTGGCCTATTGCATTCCATGGTACACACAGGTTTCACATTCAGTTTGTCCTTCTGTGGATCTAAGGAGATAAATCATTTTTTCTGTGCTATTACGTCATTGTTATCGCTCTCCTGCTCTGACACCCATACGAATGAACTCCTGATATTTAACCTTGCTGGACTAATTGAAATAATAACTATTCTATCAGTCTTGGTATCCTATATTTACATCCTCAGCACCATCCTCAGGATCCCCTCCACCAATAGGAGATGGAAAACCTTCAGCACATGCACCTCCCACTTGACGGCTGTCACCATATTCCATGGGACAATTCTCTTGTTGAATTTCCGATCCACATCCAGTTACTCTTTGGACCAAGACAAAATATTCTCTGTATTGTATACCGTGGTGATCCCCATGctgaaccccctcatctacagcctgagaaaccaAGATGTGAAGGATGCCCTGAGAGCCTTAATTAAGATAAAATTGTTTGCCAATAAATTTAATAATTAA